One Planctomycetota bacterium DNA segment encodes these proteins:
- a CDS encoding 4Fe-4S dicluster domain-containing protein has product MQLQVSRAQVDSDWKREVERRLGRKLADCYQCGKCTAGCPVSFEMFHPIHAMMRLAQLGRKDEALRSRSQWVCAACEACSTRCPKDAEPARLMTVLREMAQEEGLVNANEADIYDFHQSFLASIRRFGRVYEMGFIAAYKLKSPLRRGPQDLLTFPKMLKRGKPGLLPHKIQNVAAIRRIFDRCQLQKAPERKSD; this is encoded by the coding sequence ATGCAACTGCAAGTGTCGCGCGCCCAGGTCGACTCCGACTGGAAACGCGAGGTCGAGCGGCGGCTGGGGCGCAAGCTGGCCGACTGCTATCAGTGCGGCAAGTGCACCGCCGGCTGCCCGGTGTCGTTCGAGATGTTCCACCCCATCCACGCGATGATGCGCCTGGCCCAGCTCGGGCGCAAGGACGAGGCCCTCCGCTCGCGCTCCCAGTGGGTGTGCGCAGCCTGCGAAGCGTGCTCGACGCGCTGCCCGAAGGACGCCGAGCCGGCCCGCCTGATGACCGTGCTGCGCGAGATGGCCCAGGAAGAGGGCCTCGTGAACGCCAACGAGGCCGACATCTACGACTTCCACCAGTCGTTCCTCGCCAGCATCCGCCGCTTCGGCCGCGTCTACGAGATGGGCTTCATCGCCGCTTACAAGCTCAAGAGCCCGCTCCGGCGCGGCCCGCAGGACCTGCTCACCTTCCCCAAGATGCTCAAGCGCGGCAAGCCCGGCCTCCTGCCGCACAAGATTCAGAACGTCGCCGCCATCCGGCGCATCTTCGACCGCTGCCAGCTTCAGAAAGCCCCCGAGAGGAAGTCGGACTGA
- a CDS encoding CoB--CoM heterodisulfide reductase iron-sulfur subunit B family protein, giving the protein MELGYYPGCALKAHATGYEYGMAIEATLGALGFELKEVPDWNCCGASAGHMTNSILTRALNVRNLALAEAAGLKEILAPCPLCTKELSLAQHEVKEHTDLLAAAQEAAEMAYRCSVRPITLVELLHRNLAQFRERLAGKLPDLKVACYYGCLHTRPPDVMTYDDTEQPVAMDEVCRTLGLAPVEWTHKTECCGAGFTMSRPTVVARLTGRILKAARLAGAEAFVVACPMCQANLDMRQTEAAADAGLGEDLHMPVLYLAQVVGLALGLEPKALGLSTHFVDTTDLVARLRGEPPAAAEAPQGAVA; this is encoded by the coding sequence ATGGAACTCGGCTACTACCCCGGCTGCGCGCTGAAGGCCCACGCCACCGGCTACGAGTACGGCATGGCCATCGAGGCCACGCTCGGCGCCCTCGGCTTCGAGCTCAAGGAGGTGCCCGACTGGAACTGCTGCGGGGCCTCCGCCGGGCACATGACCAACTCCATCCTCACCCGCGCCCTCAACGTGCGCAACCTCGCGCTCGCCGAGGCCGCCGGGCTCAAGGAGATTCTCGCCCCCTGCCCCCTGTGCACCAAGGAGCTGAGCCTCGCGCAGCACGAGGTGAAGGAGCACACCGACCTCCTCGCCGCGGCCCAGGAGGCCGCCGAGATGGCCTACCGCTGCTCCGTGCGCCCGATCACCCTCGTCGAGTTGCTCCACCGCAACCTCGCCCAGTTCCGGGAGCGCCTGGCGGGCAAGCTGCCCGATCTCAAAGTCGCCTGCTACTACGGCTGCCTCCACACGCGCCCGCCCGACGTGATGACCTACGACGACACCGAGCAGCCGGTGGCCATGGACGAGGTGTGCCGCACGCTGGGCCTGGCGCCCGTGGAGTGGACGCACAAGACCGAGTGCTGCGGCGCAGGGTTCACGATGAGCCGCCCCACGGTCGTCGCGCGTCTCACCGGCCGCATCCTCAAGGCCGCGCGCCTGGCCGGGGCCGAGGCCTTCGTGGTCGCCTGCCCCATGTGCCAGGCTAACCTCGACATGCGCCAGACCGAGGCCGCGGCCGACGCGGGCCTCGGCGAAGACCTGCACATGCCCGTGCTGTACCTCGCCCAGGTGGTGGGCCTGGCCCTCGGCCTCGAGCCCAAGGCCCTCGGCCTGAGCACGCATTTTGTGGACACCACGGACCTCGTCGCCCGCCTGCGCGGCGAGCCGCCGGCGGCAGCCGAGGCCCCCCAAGGCGCCGTGGCCTAG